The genomic region TGAATTCTATATAAGATTCAacaattaataatgaataatattATATGAGAGAGTAATGTGgagaatgaagaagcagagagtTTAACTGCTTCTGAGGGAGGGACAAATGTTTTTAAGGTTGTAGACTTTCTATATATGTGGTTgtaaatattattatattgtaatatatatattactatttatagtagtgttttttaataaaaagaattttgtTGCTTCAAGGTACAATAGTGTACtcatttttaataaagaaaaatttaCTTAATAATGAAacaaatatattatattaattatactaatttgtagtcgtattttaaataatatttaatttaattagagcataaattaaaggtaaaCAAAAACTCTATATAACNNNNNNNNNNNNNNNNNNNNNNNNNNNNNNNNNNNNNNNNNNNNNNNNNNNctttaataataataataataataataataataataataataataataattaaaaaatgagaaagataaagttaaattttttattttttatatgaattattTATCTCTCCCTAGTAAATGGCATGAATTTCCTCATTAATGATAATGATTTCCTCATTAATGTTTAATATATCCTGATTCTAACAATAATGTTTAACAAAATAGAATTCTGAAGTGTTTGTTGGTAACAATAGATTTCATAATATCCTAGTATAGTTTTAAATTAcctcttaaaatattattaattttaaaaatatttagtaaTCAAAGAAAATTAGCTAAAAACAGTCTtactttatttagcattcattaattattacgataattaattaatgttaaataaagtaaattctgcctgttttttttttgtctctctaTCGTTACCCAATTTCGGAAATAAAAATCTTTCATGTTTGTTAatttaaaatcaatcacatataACCAAAAGAAAGCACGCTAACACAATTCAAATTGTGTAGACATCTCATTCGTTTAAGCAACAGTGTCATTATTGAAACCCGGAAAAGAAAAAAAGCAGATTTAATAATGATTCATTTCTTGATAATGATAATGGACACGTATTAATCTGTCTATCTACTACCTTTAAATTTCATCACATGcatgtgcatatttttctttggaataaaataaaataaaatgaacttaaaacacacaacaaaacaaaacaagCCTTGCTTCTGTCTCATGGGAACACAACCAAAACAAAGTTGCTAATAATACCAACGAGGAACCTAAATTATGTatataatttctttcttttttttttgtatttggcATAATTGCCTATATAATTTTATTTGTAATTCATACTACTATTAAAAAAAATACCTTGTGATTTCCTACTGATATTATAATATAGTGTGTGTAAGATTATCACTTGATGATAtagataaatttaaatttaattaataaaagataatGTAAATATATAGTTGCTTTAGAAGTTTGAATTATCAATAGTATACTTTAAGTAACGAAATAATAGGGGTGAGGACGGGTCGGTTTGGTTCGCGTTGAAGGTGAAATTAGAATCGAACTGATCAAAATGTAATTGGTTCTGTTTGATTcggatttatattttttttgtgtatgtatctgaaccaaaccaaatcgattaagaacggattgatTTGGTTCGGATAATTAGGTATCCGATAACTTTGAAATccataaaaaaaaccaaatttttattttaaaaattcaacaagtacaataaacatataacattaatataaataatctaaacatgttaaacaccaaatacattaaaaactaaactcattaaaatctaaacatattaatagtgaataatctcactaaaaaccactaaaaaccatatatatatttttatttttttatttaattaatatatgattggATTCACAGGTTGATTCGAATTCCGCACTCCCAAAACTGATActcgaaccaatcactaacaaaggcCATTGATTTGGTTCGAGTTGAACTCGATTACCTGTTGATTCCAAAACCAATTTAATTAGTTCGGTTCGAATTCAGACAGATAATCAGATACCCGCTATCTATACTCACCCCTGTAAAATAATATGATAGTATAAATTCAGATCAGACAATTAACTAATGCAAATAGAGTATATTATATCAAATGTTCATCTTGAATCAAATGAGGACTTGGAGTCAATTAAGAGGATATGTATGTAGAGTTCTTAGTCATTAGCACACACAAAAATGTGATTACTTTTATTTtgtgcattattattattaatattattattatcaagaTTTGTGTATACTAAAAATTAgtcatttatataaaatatatgttatagtttattttttgtttacatataatatttttgtattcTTATATACTATAACCAAAGTGATTGACTTTGTTAGTTGTGAATAATATTTTATAGACAAATTATTAAAGTGCGAAGACGACATGCTTTCTAACCTTTAActtctttttttgtttgtttccaaTAAAATAATTTAGGTGAATATACACTCGTAAAAGGGAGAAAAATTGCTACAAAGTTAGATAGACAAGCAAAATGGAAATATACGAGTGTATCTCTAAATCTTCTAATTTGCTTtattatctaatatttaaaatttaatttggacATATCGACTAATAAGTAATTTAACAGCATCTTTAAGAAAATATATAAACACCTAATAATTAGAAAATGACGCCATCCAATAGACTATGCTTGCGTCACTTCTCTCCAAAGCTCTGGTTCTTGTATGAGCTATCATCTTCTTCACGTGGGAagaattaaaattatataattagaaccacaaaattcattttgTATGGTTGATAATACACTCATACTTCCACTTGCTTCCCCACCCACTTAAGAATTAAGAAGAAATTTCAATGGAATCAATATAAGTGTTGATAAATGCTCATAACTTTAGATTTTCATATGATAAAAATGCAAGTTTAAGGGTTTTTTTTTATgacaatttttcatttttttatgagAAGCATGTGTGTATTTTACGTTATGGAAAATGTGAGTGCTAGACATGGATGTGAGACAGTCTTTTCTGAAACAATGAACGAAGAAATTTGACTATctgatttttttgtaaaaaaaaattaagcctTTAAATTTTGGCGAAAAAGGTAATCGGACcttcgatttgtgtttaaaaaattaaaaaaatttggggtACATAATCGaagggtccgatttgtgtaccaaAAAATCGAACGGTCCCATTTTTGCTCCTAACACCACATTTACGTAGAATACTTATACACTCCATAACTACATCCTACACCATTCCCTCTTCTacatctaaattaaaaagtgttCTTTTTATCAATAATTTATAAATACCTCTATAAATAATACTTATCAAGTTTTAATCTCAAAGCTTATTAACTAATCAATACTCAATTGACCTAAACGTttgtaaaaaaataatagaaatgtTCGAATCAATATTTACTCCATGCATCTATATATCCTCCTATTGATGCTGTTACATATGATAATAAGAACAATAGtaagaataatatatatattgataGAAGGTAACATATGGTGTAGAATTTAAAGTGAATTTAATAATGAAATAATAGGATCTTAGGCCGATTTGGTTTGTCGTAACTTACAACCACAGAATACAAGTGGACAATGGCTCATTTACTCGTGACCAAACTGGCAACCGGCGGCGCCAGTACTGAAtactttaattaattatttaattactaTACTTTTTTAAAATATGATTATTTATGTATCTTTTCgtattattttaaatttcaagAGGAATAATTTTATGACATAATATCGAAATTTTTATGATCAAAAGTGCTTAGTTCAATTTatattgattttaaaataaaaaaaaaactttagtacaagataattttaaaaaaaatacctaTAAATAAAGTTttgcataaaaaatatattaaaaatacaacAATTCATATATTTCTTTTCAATCAATTTAAGCttgtaagaaaaataattttatgacacATCTTAAAATGACGTATAGATAGCAAAGCTTTGaagatatttcaaaataaaaacaattttatatatatccttgtggaaaaaaaatatattttatagaaaaaaaaaatggttaTGTTTCCATAAGAAAACGCCTTTTACACTTTCTAAAGTGTGAACCAAACAGATACGTAATTATTTACCTCTGCACTACTAAAAAATTTGGTATGTAATTATGTATGACCAACATcaaataattttgaaattaaaggccTTTCATCAATTTTCTTCTTCATATATAGACTCCACTACCATGGCTTGGTGGGTTAGTGACTTGTATGTTTGATCCAAATACTCCTACTTCTCCTTTTTTTGCTTCTGTCACCAACTACCTCAACATGAATCCTCAAGTCAATAGTGCATTTAACTTTGAAATACACAGAAGCAAGatttatcattttattagagtagcgtttggtggagagatagagatGGAAAGActaagactgagagacagagactaagagacagagattaaaataaatcttaatattctgtttggtgtaaaataggagacagaaattgaaacaaaaatgaaactctaatttaatttgcacaaaggataaaattgtaattaattaattgaaatgagggtattttaggtataaaatgttattaaagtttcagtctcaatctctaaaaattttagtctcctgtgTCCCTACATTTTGGaaatactgaaatactgaaattttggagacagagataaaaattttagtaccaatctttgaaccaacaaacatgatactgagtctcacgTCGCTcaatctctgtctcagtacctcaaaacaaacgctaagTAGGTTAAGAGACATGAATATATGGACTTAATTGTCACAATACCATTAATCTTATTGAATATATATTTTTGTAACTTATCTAATAAATTATATAGCAgccatttattttattatttttgtataaTCTCATTCCTTGGTAGCCAAGTAAACAAACCAAATCCAAAGACCAAAAAAATTAACTTTATTTGATTATTGTATATTGGTTGCAAAGGATTCATTAGAATATTCCACCCCATGAAAAGAAAACACCTACTTGTTATGAAATGTACACGAACTTTAGAATATTCTGTAAATTAGTTAATTATAGGATAGTTATTTAAATGGGTGTAAGTGATTCTTCTACATAGTCTTATAGAAACACCATGAAATGATGTCATGACTTTAAATTAATTAATCACAAGTAGGGGAGCGTTGGAGCCACAAATGCTTTGAATTGAAGTCATTTTCCAGAAACTTGGCTTTACTTTTGATCTTTACAGATGGACAAGGAGGAGAGGGATGATTTTCATTTTTCTATAAACGATGTGGTCATGATGATGACCTTAAATTCAAGTAACGTTaagaagggtcccatgaaatcactTCCATAGATTCTCATGATATTTGTTGGGGTGGGGAGTTCCTAtacatgcttttttttttaacaattcttGCGCACTTTTTGGACAGAGTTTTTTTGGGAcagacttaatttttttttttttagttttccacGGTATCCCTCAATCCGGCAggccaaggactaatccgtcgcggtactgagctccatttaaggatttgccgctggccaatagattgctgcatgcacaaggcgggattctcTGAAGTGCATAGGTATTGGTTTTGGCCAGAAAATGGGCACTTTTTTTGGGTTGGGATAACTTGTTAGGCTTCGATACTCTTGTCCCTTGAGGGTGTAAATTTTGAGTCCAAAATCCAACATAGAAGCCTTTTAGAGTGAAAatgttcaaaaatatttctactcTGTTTCTTAACAATCAACATCTCTGACAAAGTATTGAGAGTTTGAATCCTGATTTGTGTCAGTTTTCCAACTAGTTTTATGGTTACGGTCTTGTACTCTTAATCTAAGTTATGTTAGATCGAAATTTGGCAAAATGCAACAAAGGAATCTCGCCTTATGCATGCAGCACTTCATTGGCCAACAACAAACTCTTAGGTTGCGTTTGTATAcagagacaggacactgagacagggactcagagacacaaaatcgtatttgatagaggagacatggacagagacaatgtgtctAGAGACACAGAATTAATGTATTTTGTATCTATCATAACAAagacacggagacactaacaaTGGACataacttatttttcatttttctttcattattcttgttaattttttataattatattttttattattatatttttcgtatcaaattttttgaatgaaaaaagataagaataaattaaattttcataatttgttctaatttatcaccaaaaAGAATATAAAAACACAAAATTAGTCTCTTTGATCCATGACAGATTAATCTTTGTCCCGTCAAACTAAGAGATAACATgggagaaaaaaagagaaaactcTTCTAATATCTTTCTTCTGATTAGTGATTTAAATATGTAATTAAGGAGTTCCTATCGCTAGCTTCTAACTTTGTTATATATTATGAATTGAAGGCATTCTATGAACATTTGATTTTACGAGCAATggataaaaatatgaataaaacaaatACCTTCTAAcaattttcaaaagaaaatatgaattaaGTTTTATATAGTAAAAACAAATGTAGATTAAATTTCAGAATCATTCATTTAttctgtaatttttttattttaatattttgctAAAAGATttacaataaatataaattaaataataaaaattaaattataaggtTACCGAACGGGGTAACCACTTTTTTtgtaagttttaaattttttttattagtatcattttaaaaaaaatttaaatccttTTAACAAAATACACGACAATTTATTTTACATGTAAATTTTTTTAGTATCTAAAATAATAATACTTTAGACACTAAAAAAATTTACGTGTAAAATAAATTGTCATGTATTTTGCTAAAaggatttaaatattttttaaattgatattaGTCAAAATAAAATGTTAAAAACCAAGAAGGAGGAGCAAACACAAGTTCCAATGAAAAGTAAGTTAGTTTGGCATTTCCACTATTCTTTGTTTTGatgttaaaaattaataattacttGCTTCCTTTGATTATACTCTGAGTTTGATTATACTTAATTTAAAGTTTGATTATACTCAGGTTTAATGCTATATTTGAttattgagtttgattatacatgtttATTAAGTTTGATTACACTCAGGTTAAGTGCTATATTTAATTCCTGAGTTTGATTATACAGGTTTGCTGGATTTAATTATGCTCAAGTTCAAtgtatttgattataaatattttcttattttgattaCAATTAGAATTTGATTATATATGTTTACCAAGTTTAATTATATTCAGCTTACAATTAGAATTTGATTATATATGTTTACCAAGTTTAATTATATTCAGCTTCGGTGCTATATTTAactgttgaatttgttgagtttgattatacCTGTTTGCTGACTTGGATTATGCTATTCACCACATGAACCTTGTTCAATATTTACTACTTATAAATGGTTTAATTATAGTTCAGTTGAAACCAAAAATGAATTCAATCTGTCCCCTAACCCCTAACATTTCGACATATCTTAAATACTACCAGAACACTTATTTGAAAACAATTAATTAAAGCTAGTGCAATATGAAAATCACATATTTCTCGTAATACTAAATGAGGGATTAAAAAAAACATATTATAAACCGATAATACTCAATGTCTAAAGGACAACTCAACAAACTCTGTTTtgtaaaatgaaaaacaaaataaaccttGAACAAAGATTTTTTCAGTGTCAGAAATCTACTACTTTCAAACTTTCAATAAACCTTGATCTAACAAAGCCAATAAAAGACTGAATCCACTATGCTTGGAACAGAAGTCCACATCCTAATTCATTCTCCTGATAAGCTCATTGATGTAGTTCTCCCTGTTTCCGGCATCTCCTCCTTCAACATAGtggttcctcttcttcttcaggccACCCAAAGGAGCCTTGAGCTTAAATGGCCAAAGGAAGTTGTTTGCTTCCTTAAAATGTGGTCCAACTGTGATGATCTCATGGATAAGATCTTCGATGCAGATGATTCCATGTTCGCCCAGTGCCTGAAGCGTCATCCAAGGAAAGCAGTGAGTAGATAGAATGTATTTGAATTGTATATTCTAATGCTAAAAATAATATTACAGACCTTCTCAATGATGGAATTGTCGGTTAGGGCAATTCTCTGCTTGTTCAGCTTACCAAAGCCCCTCTTGTAAATAAGCTCTTTTACACTCTTCAGATTTGGGTATCTACAAAAGGAGAGGAACTGTTACGCTTAGCCCAAAAAATAAGGGATTCATCACATTCAAAAAGGCATGACGGCAAGTTTACATACCCATAGGTCACATATGGTTCAACCCTGTGAAGCATGTTCATTGTGGCCTTGTTCACCTTCAGAAAGACACCATTGAAGATCTGTTGCAAAAAAGAAAACAGAGGCAAGGGAGTAAAACATTAGTATGGGTACTTTACACGGTGTAAATGGCAAGATTTCAAACAGGTAGTATTACAAACAAGTACCAAAAACATTACATATTTTCTTAATTGACTATGTCAAACTTCCATGACACTATATAGCCTCAAGACTTTTGGGCAAATGCAGTGATAACACACATAAAGCCAAAGAACAAAAACATCAACACTCCCTTGGGGAACATAACAAGTGACAGAGAGAGGTTTGAGAATATGAGAGCAGACGTGTTTACTCCCCATTTTTTGTGATTCAACAACAAACAAAAATCTGCCTGTTCTAACAAATTGAATAGTGTTTAACAAACCAATAAACAGGGACTTGAATTCAAGTTGAAGCACCTCAATGATCATCACATTAAACATGGTTATAAAACAACAGTCATGAACTGTACTACTAACACCAAGTAAACCATAATAATGCCCacacaagaaaataacacaataaAGCTCAACATTCAATGATTATAAGCAGTACCTGTCTCAACCTCAACAACTGCAAGATCTTTCTTGACTTGGGGTCCATGGCATTGATACTGAAAAAACACAACTCGAACAAGTAAGACCCAGATTACAGAATCAATTAAAACTTGGGACATAGTATTAATAGCATAAATATGGagtaacaaaggaaacaaacacATACCCACGGATACGGATGATAAACAGGAGCTTAGCCTCTGGATCAACATAGAATCCACCTTTCAGCTTTGCTTCCCGCTTCAATTGGATCAGCTGCTTTTCCTGTAATATAAAAGCGGGTCAATGTGGCGGAGAAAAATGCAAAGCGCAATAAAGGAAACAGAAACAAACATTAAAACAGAGAAAAAGGGAAATAGATTAAGGTGAAATGCAACCTGCTCCTGGTATTCATTTGCATATTGCTTTGCCCTGCTGTAAATGAGCTTGCGGCTCTCAGCTCTTTTCTTCTTTGCAGCATTAagctcctcctttttcttcaagGCCCATTCCTCCTCCCTCTTCTGCTTCTTAAGCACAGACTCAGGAACAATTGCTTTCACCTCCTCACCCATCTCTGCCAttcattcaaaataaaaatctcaGTTATAATTAACATCCAACAAAGAATTCATTAGTTTCAATTATTATACTGCCACATTTCAAACATACGATAATTAACATACAAAGTCATCACGTTGAAATCAacaaacacaaatacacaatAACTAACAAAGTTTTAATCCAATGAAATTCAACGACAAGAAATTAACATACGATAATAAAAGAAGTTTAAAAGTTTAGTAGTCAacataagataaaataaatatatattttcagtGTTTCAATGAGGACTGGCGCAGCAGGCAATGCAGTCAGAGATCTGATGCTTGTAGATTCATTTGGAAGAGGAACTGGCGCAGCACCAATCCATCATCATAACACAAAATCTCTTTCATGACCATTTATATGCTATTTTTTGTTTTCGTATCCTGTAAATTTCTGCAGATTTAAACAATAAGAAAGGAATTTTCCTAAACAAATACATTGAACAATCAGAAGCAATTT from Arachis ipaensis cultivar K30076 chromosome B02, Araip1.1, whole genome shotgun sequence harbors:
- the LOC107626463 gene encoding 60S ribosomal protein L7-2 isoform X1; this translates as MAEMGEEVKAIVPESVLKKQKREEEWALKKKEELNAAKKKRAESRKLIYSRAKQYANEYQEQEKQLIQLKREAKLKGGFYVDPEAKLLFIIRIRGINAMDPKSRKILQLLRLRQIFNGVFLKVNKATMNMLHRVEPYVTYGYPNLKSVKELIYKRGFGKLNKQRIALTDNSIIEKALGEHGIICIEDLIHEIITVGPHFKEANNFLWPFKLKAPLGGLKKKRNHYVEGGDAGNRENYINELIRRMN
- the LOC107626463 gene encoding 60S ribosomal protein L7-2 isoform X2, translated to MGEEVKAIVPESVLKKQKREEEWALKKKEELNAAKKKRAESRKLIYSRAKQYANEYQEQEKQLIQLKREAKLKGGFYVDPEAKLLFIIRIRGINAMDPKSRKILQLLRLRQIFNGVFLKVNKATMNMLHRVEPYVTYGYPNLKSVKELIYKRGFGKLNKQRIALTDNSIIEKALGEHGIICIEDLIHEIITVGPHFKEANNFLWPFKLKAPLGGLKKKRNHYVEGGDAGNRENYINELIRRMN